The sequence below is a genomic window from Deltaproteobacteria bacterium.
ACATTTTTCAATTCGGCTTGAATTCGTTCAGCACGATTCCCTGGATTGGGATGGGTACTAAAGATTTCCGGTTGACGACCACCTCCGGCTGACTTCTCCAGCACTTCCATCACTCCTAGAAGTGCGCGTGGATCGTAGCCAGCCGCGGCCATCCAACGCAACCCAAGGCTATCTGACTCGAGTTCATCTTTTCGTCCAAAGCGCATATTGATCAGCCCTGCAACCATTTGAGCCATGTGGGCACCTTGCATGCTCGGGTCCGCGGCCATCACGGCAGCTCCAGTGAGCCCTTGGGTAAGTTTCTGCTTCGCTATGTGTTCAGCCGAATGGCGAGCAACGACATGAGCAATCTCGTGTCCGAGTACGCCCGCGAGTTCCCCAGGGCTACGGAGCAATTGAAGTAAAGCTTCAGTAATAAATATCTGACCACCAGGTAAAGCAAAGGCGTTGATCGTTCGTTGATCTGCCAAAAGATGAAATTCAAATTTATAGGGAGATTTACCAGCCGGTGAGCGCTCAACGATCTGCTGACCGATCTTCTTTACTAACGCCACCGACTGCTGGTTCTTCGACAGCCCACCGAACTGCGCA
It includes:
- a CDS encoding M48 family metallopeptidase, coding for MSLKIRLLIGLVFAIMSLISYYGSSSINPVTGEKQRISLSVEEETALGMHSAPQMAAQFGGLSKNQQSVALVKKIGQQIVERSPAGKSPYKFEFHLLADQRTINAFALPGGQIFITEALLQLLRSPGELAGVLGHEIAHVVARHSAEHIAKQKLTQGLTGAAVMAADPSMQGAHMAQMVAGLINMRFGRKDELESDSLGLRWMAAAGYDPRALLGVMEVLEKSAGGGRQPEIFSTHPNPGNRAERIQAELKNVFPAGVPERLIK